GCTTACACTAGGAGAAACTTTTTTTTGATTAAATTGAGAAGCATCACCAAGACTATTTACTGCTGTTTGAAAAGCTAAAAGTTTTGCTTCTAACTCTGCTAAATCTTTTTGTCTTGAGCTATTAGTTTCTAATTGAGAATTATATAAACTTAAATTCGCATTCATTTCTGCTTCTTTTAGTTTATTAAGTGTATCGCTTGTTAAAACTCCTGAACCTATTCCTAAACTTCCCAAACTACCTACTGCCATAATTAACTCTCCTTATCAAAAATGGTGCCAATAACACCTTGGAAATGTTCTATTAATTTCATAACTTCTTCACTAGGGATTTTACGTATTAAACGACCCGTGTCTTTTTCAGTTACGCTAACATACATTTCATGAATTTTATCATTGTACGCAAAACGTACATTTGTTTCTAATGTTTCCATTTGGTTATTAAGTTTTTCTGTCGCATTTTTTAGTTTCTCATTTAAATTCTCATCTTGATTATTTAAATCAGTATATTGTTTATTGTCTTGAGATACTCTCTCGGTGTTTTTTGTGTTAAATTGAGCTGTATTTGTATCTCTTTGAATATTACCAATGTCCATTTTAAACTCCTTTTTAAAAGACTTTAAAATACTCTATCGACATAATTTTAAAAAACTTAATATTTAGATTAAAAATCTATCTTTTTATAAGCAAAAAGTGTTCTCAAAAGTTTAAAACTAAAAAATTTCAAACTTTTTGAATAATTTTTCATCATTTGGAAGTAAATTTCTTGCAATGAGTTTATCTATAACTTCTTTAGAGCAATTTGTCATTAAAGGCCATTCTTTGTGATAATTTTCTAACGATCCTTTACTTGTTGCATCAATAGCAACGCAATCTTTTTTGATAAATATATCTCTTTTTGTATCTATATTATTTACCACACGCCAAATTAGCATGTAAGGATTTTCTAAAATAGCATCTGTATCTAAGAAAACCAAGATTCTAAAATGCTTTTTACAAGTTTGTAATTTTTCAAAAACTTGAGCAATTTTTTCTTTTTTGTTAATTAAAATTACGCAAATTGGGGCAAAAGTTTGAGTATAAAATTGCTTTAAATTTAAAATACTTTGATCTTTTTCTTTAAAAAGTGAAAGCAAAGTCTCATTGCTTAGAATTTCAAGTTCGACTTTTTTCTCATCACCGCACGCATCAAGCCCTGCTTTACCACCATAACAATAAGTGTTTGAGGCATGATCGAGTTGATCACAAATTCCTTCGCTAATAAGCAATTTTTCTTCATCAAAGCGATTGAGTATATAAGGTATGAGTTTGTCATAATCTTGCAAGCAAGGTGCATTTTCATCGACAAAAATAGCATGTTTTACAAAACTCATTTGCCCTACTCCCCAAAAAGTATGCATTATTTGTTTTGCATGAGCTGGGTATTTTGCTTCTATTTTAGCCAAGATTAGATTGTGAAAAACCCCGTTTTCAGGCATATTATAATCTATCAAATCAGGAGCATTTGTTTGAAGTAAAGGTAAAAAAACTCTTTCTGTTCCAAGCCCCATGTATTTATCTTCTAAAGGTGGTTTTCCTACAACAGTAGCTTGATAAATCGCATTTTTTTTAGCAAAGATTTTTTCTATTTTTAAAACAGGGCAAAGTTCAACAGGGGTATAAAAACCTGTATGATCTCCAAAAGGTCCCTCGGGTGCGAATTCATTTGGATCTACAAAACCTTCAATTACAAAATCACTATCATAAGGCACATAAAGACAATTACTTTTACATTTTGCTAAAATAGCAGGTTTTTTCTTGATAAAGCCATAAAGTAAAAGTTCAAAAATTCCTTTTGGTAAAGGCGCTTGAGCACACCAAATATATAAAGGATCTCCACCTATGGCTATACTTACTGGCATTTTTTGATTTGCTTTTTTATACTCATGGAAAAAATGGCTCGCATCTTTATGAATTTGCCAATGCATAAGCAAGGTTTTTTCATCAACTACCTGCAAACGATACATTCCAAGATTGTTTTGTTTTCCATCTAAGCTTTGAGTATAAACTTGCCCCATGGTAATAAAAGGTGCAGCATCTTTTTCCCAGGTTTTTAAAATAGGCATATCATATAATGAATTTAAACTTTTGTAGTTAAATTCTCCATCTTTTTTAATGCGTTTTGGTGGGATATTTTTTAAATCAAGTAAGGTTTTGAAAAAATTTAATTTTGCACCAAAGCTTTGCGGTATATGCATTTTAAGTAAAGAACTAATTTCTTTAGCCACATCTTCATAGTCTTTCCCAAATGCTAATTTTAAAGCTTTTTCATTACAAAAAGTATTTAAAAGAACAGGATAATCGTATTTTTTACCGTTTTTTACCGCATTAGTAAAAAGCAAGGCTTTTGAGTCTTCTTTTTTAACTTCTATATAAGCTAAATGTGCCATTTCAAGATCAACATCAACGGGCTCATGAATGGTTTTTAATAAATTATTTTTTTCTAAAAGCTTTATAAATTTTTGCATTTATATCATACTCTCTGCTTCTTTTAAAATTTCTTTTGCACCTTTTGCTATCATTTCTTTAGCTAAAAGTTCACCCGCTTTTGCGTAATCTTGCTTATCAATTATTCTTTTTTCTTTGAGAATTTTACTTGCGTCAGGCAAGCCTACTATGGCGCGAATTTCTATTTTTTCATCAATGATTTTTGCATTAATTCCTATAGGTACTTGGCAGCCACCTTCTAGAGTTTTTATAAAATCTCTTTCTATATGGGTTTCTATGAAGGCATTTTCATCATTTAAGCATTCAAGGTATTTTAAAATTTGTTTATCATCAATACTTTCTATACCTAAGGCTCCTTGGGAAGCTGCAGGTATCATCTCATCAAGTTCAAAAGCTCTAATGTGTTTTATTTCTTTATCCAAACCTAAGCGTTTAATGCCAGCTAGAGCTAAAATGATAGCGTCAAATTCTTTAGCTTTAAGTTTTTCTAAGCGTGAATTGATATTGCCTCTTAGAGAAATGATATTTAAATCAGGTCTTAACGCTAAAAGCTGCATTCTCCTTCTAAGGCTTGTGGTGCCTACTTTTGCACCTTTTGGGAGAGCACTCAAGCTCTCATAATACTCACTTAAAAAAGCATCATTTACTACTTCTCTTTTTGAAATAGCAGCTAAAACTAAACCTTTTGGGAAAAAACTAGGTACATCTTTTAAACTATGCACAGCTAAATGTGAATTGCCTCTTAGCATACTTTCTTCAAGTTCTTTTGTGAAAAGTCCTTTTCCGCCTATTTTAGCTAAAGGTGAATCAAGTAAAACATCGCCTTTAGTTTTAAAACCTTCTAAAGAAATTTCTAATTTAGAATGTATTTGTAATAATTTATTTTTTATATACTCACTTTGCCATAATGCAAGTTGGCTTTTTCTTGTTGCGATGATTAATTGCATTTTTTATGCTCCTGTATGATTTCTACATCTATGATTTCTTCTTCATTATTTGTTTGATGATATTTTCTTTTTTGTTTTGTAAATAATTTTAATACCATCATGAAAAATAAGAGTAAAATTCCTAAAAATGTACTTAAAATTCCTGGTATTAAAAGCAAAATTCCTACTATAGTTAAAGAAAATAATTTAATCATACCAAATAAATTTGTATTGGTATTTTGCATAGTGATGAGATTTGTCCAAGTCTTTGCTAAAAACATTGCACCTAAAAACATACTTGCAAAAACTATCATAAAAAAATTTAAAAAGCCAAAAAAGGTTATAAATAAAATACTAGCGATTAATTCTAAAATTAAAAATACACTTAAATTTGTTTTTACCATCATAGAATTTTCTCTAAGTGTGAAATTACTTCTTGGGTTTTCAAAACTTGTTTTTCTAAGGTATTTCTATGGATTAACTCTACTTCATCATTTTCTAAGCCCTTACCTATAACTAAAGCATAAGGAAAGCCCATTAATTCAAAATCATTAATCTTTATACCAAAACGCTCATTTCTATCATCAAATAAAATCTCTTTATCTTTAAAATGAGTGTAAATTTGCTCAGCAAATTCCATAGCTTTTGTGTCTTTTATATTAGAAACGATAATATCTAAAACAAAAGGAGCTAGAGTTTTATTCCAAATACAACCTTTTTCATCATGGCTTGCTTCTATGGCAACAGCTACTAAACGACTCACTCCCATACCATAACAACCCATAGTGAAAAATTGAGCTTTACCATTTTCATCTAAATAGCTTGCATTCATTGCTTTTGAGTATTTATTTCCAAGTTTAAAAATATGCCCTACTTCAATACCCTTGCTTTGCTTGAGCTTATGTTGGCATTTTGGACAAAGATCATGCTCTTTAACTGCTACAAGATCTTTAAAGCGTTCTTTGTTTAAATTTACAACATTAATTCCGACTAAATGATAATCTTTTTTATTTGCTCCAATAATCATATTTGTTTCATTTTCAAGCTCATGATCAATATAAAAATCAACACCATTTAATCCTACAAAACCGATAAATCCTGGTGCTAAACCTGCTTTCTCTAATTCTTCTTCACTTACATCAACTAATTCTAATGCATTTGCTGCATTTAGTGCTTTAACTTCTTGTAATTCATCATTACCGCGTATAAAAAATACTATAATTTTTTCTTCATTTTCATAAATAGCTTTTTTGGCAACAGCTTTAATGGTATAGTAAGGATTAATTTTAAAAAAATCCGCTAATTCTTCTATAGTTTTTACATTTGGAGTGTGAAATTGTGTAGCAAAATCAGCTTCTGGTCTTTCATCTTCACAACTTTTTTTAGCTCTTTTTGCTGCTTCGATATTTGCAGCATAATCACAATGTTCACATAATAATATATCATCCTCGCCATTTTTAGCCAAAACCATAAATTCTTTTGAACCACTGCCGCCAATAGCCCCGCTATCAGCTTCAACAGCTCTAAATTCAAGCCCCAATCTTGTAAGAATTTTACTATAAGTTTCATGCATAAGATTAAATTCTTTATCTAAATCAGCTTCGCTAGCATGAAAGCTATAGCCATCTTTCATTAAAAATTCTCTACATCTTAAAAGTCCAAATCTAGGTCTAGCTTCATCTCTAAATTTAAGTCCTATTTGATACAAATGTAAAGGAAGTTGTTTGTAAGAATTTATTTTATTTCTTACTAAAGCTACCATAGCTTCTTCATGGGTTGGCCCTAAAACAAAATCATTTTCTTTTCTATCTTTAAAGCGTAAAAGCTCTTTACCAAAAACATTAAATCTCCCACTTTCTTTCCAAAGTTCAGCCGGAGTATTAAAACTTAAATTTACTTCTAAAGCGCCTGCTTTATCCATTTCCTCTTTGATGATATTTTTAATTTTATCTAAAACTCTTTTTCCTAAAGGTAAAAAATTATACAAGCCACTTCCAATTTGTTCTACAAAGGCACCTTTAACTAAAAATATATGACTTGGCAAAGTAGCATCTTTTGGATTTTCTTTTGTGCTTATGGCATAAAATTTACTAAATTTCATGATTATTCTCCAAATTAAATTCACATTTATAAAGGTTTAAACCTTCCATATTTTCATTTTTTAAATCAAACACATAACGCATAGCATTAATTACTGAATCATTTTGCATAGTTCCGCTTAGTTTTTTTAAATTTACGCTAGGATGATGTAAAAATGCATTCATTACTTGTCTTATAAGCTTTTTTGCTTCTTCATGGTTTGAGTGTTTTAAATATCCTTTATCTATAGCCTTTTGTAATTGTTCTTTAGCGATTTCATCAGCTTGTAAGCGCAATTGCTTAACCAAAGGCAAGGTTGCTAGTTTGCTTAGATGTTGAAAAAACTCATTTGTCATAGTACCTACTATAGAATAAGCAATTTGGGCCTGGTGTTCTCTTAGAGTTAAATTTTTTCTTACAACTTCTTCTAAATCATCAACAGCATAGACTATATTTTTTTCATTTGCTTTTACATCAATATCCCTAGGCACTGCTATATCAAAAAAATATCTTTTATAATCTTTTTCTTCTAATAAATCATTAGTTATGATAGCATGTGGAGCATTTGTGGCACTAAAAAATATCTCATATTGATTTAGCACTTCTTTTAAATTTGCAATACTTTCATAGCTTGCATTTTCACCTAAATCCTCGCAAAGCTTTTGAGCATTTTGTATATCTCTATTTAATATCAATACTTTAGCCTTGGCATTTAATAAATGTTTACAGGCTAGTTCGCTCATTTCCCCTGCACCTACTACAACAGCAGTTTTATTTTCTAAATTTACAAGCTCTTTAGCTTTTGCCACCGCCACTGAAGCAACTGAAATAGGATTTTTAGAAATTTCAGTTTGATTTCTAACACTTGCTGCACATTTAAAAGCATAATGCACTGCTCTAGTTATATGCACACCACATCTTTGCTCTTGCAGGGCAAATTTATAAGCATCTTTTAATTGTCCAGCAATTTGTGTTTCACCAATAACTAAGCTATCAAGCGAACTTGCTACAGAAAATAAATGATGGATAGCTCCGCTATCTTCGTAAAAATCAGCCTTAGTGCTTAAATTTTCTCTATCAACTCCACAAAGCAAACTAAGTGTTTTTAAAATATGCTCATTAATGTTTTCAACATCCCCAACAAAAAGAAAAATTTCAACCCTATTGCAAGTACTAAGTACTAAGCTTTCTAAAATTTTATTATTAGTATGGATTAGCTTTAGTAATTCTCTTTTTTTATCTTCATTAGAAAAGGAAAGTTTTTCTCTAGTAGTAATATCTGTATTTTTATGTGTAAAACTGATGCAGTAATAATGCATTAAAATTCCCTTTCTATCATGCTTTTAACAATATCTTCTAAATCTTTTATATTGTATTTTTTTATAGCTTTTAGTGCATTATTTGCATAAGTGTTTAGTTCTTGACTAACTTGATTAAAAATTTCATGCTCTTGTATTTTACTTTTAATCCAAGCAAGCTCATTCGCACTTAAATCTTTCTTGTAGTAAGACTTAAGCATTTCTTGATCTTGTGGATTTAATTTTTCGTGTAAATACATATAAGCAAGAGTGGTTTTACCTTCTTTAAAATCATTCATAGCAGGTTTACCTAAGGTTTGCTCATCACCTTTGATATCTAAAATATCATCTACAATTTGAAAAGCTAAACCTAAATTTTTACCATATTCTGCAAAATCATCTTCGTTTAAATTAGCAAGTATTGCCCCGCACCTTGCACTAGCTTCGATTAAAACGGCTGTTTTATTATATATCATTTGCAAATAAGCGTTTTTATCAGTATTGAAAGTTTCGCTTAAATTTACATCCATTAATTCACCAACAGAAAGCATAACAACAGC
This genomic stretch from Campylobacter lari subsp. concheus harbors:
- a CDS encoding FlaG family protein, with product MDIGNIQRDTNTAQFNTKNTERVSQDNKQYTDLNNQDENLNEKLKNATEKLNNQMETLETNVRFAYNDKIHEMYVSVTEKDTGRLIRKIPSEEVMKLIEHFQGVIGTIFDKES
- a CDS encoding menaquinone biosynthesis decarboxylase: MQKFIKLLEKNNLLKTIHEPVDVDLEMAHLAYIEVKKEDSKALLFTNAVKNGKKYDYPVLLNTFCNEKALKLAFGKDYEDVAKEISSLLKMHIPQSFGAKLNFFKTLLDLKNIPPKRIKKDGEFNYKSLNSLYDMPILKTWEKDAAPFITMGQVYTQSLDGKQNNLGMYRLQVVDEKTLLMHWQIHKDASHFFHEYKKANQKMPVSIAIGGDPLYIWCAQAPLPKGIFELLLYGFIKKKPAILAKCKSNCLYVPYDSDFVIEGFVDPNEFAPEGPFGDHTGFYTPVELCPVLKIEKIFAKKNAIYQATVVGKPPLEDKYMGLGTERVFLPLLQTNAPDLIDYNMPENGVFHNLILAKIEAKYPAHAKQIMHTFWGVGQMSFVKHAIFVDENAPCLQDYDKLIPYILNRFDEEKLLISEGICDQLDHASNTYCYGGKAGLDACGDEKKVELEILSNETLLSLFKEKDQSILNLKQFYTQTFAPICVILINKKEKIAQVFEKLQTCKKHFRILVFLDTDAILENPYMLIWRVVNNIDTKRDIFIKKDCVAIDATSKGSLENYHKEWPLMTNCSKEVIDKLIARNLLPNDEKLFKKFEIF
- the hemC gene encoding hydroxymethylbilane synthase, with product MQLIIATRKSQLALWQSEYIKNKLLQIHSKLEISLEGFKTKGDVLLDSPLAKIGGKGLFTKELEESMLRGNSHLAVHSLKDVPSFFPKGLVLAAISKREVVNDAFLSEYYESLSALPKGAKVGTTSLRRRMQLLALRPDLNIISLRGNINSRLEKLKAKEFDAIILALAGIKRLGLDKEIKHIRAFELDEMIPAASQGALGIESIDDKQILKYLECLNDENAFIETHIERDFIKTLEGGCQVPIGINAKIIDEKIEIRAIVGLPDASKILKEKRIIDKQDYAKAGELLAKEMIAKGAKEILKEAESMI
- a CDS encoding FxsA family protein translates to MMVKTNLSVFLILELIASILFITFFGFLNFFMIVFASMFLGAMFLAKTWTNLITMQNTNTNLFGMIKLFSLTIVGILLLIPGILSTFLGILLLFFMMVLKLFTKQKRKYHQTNNEEEIIDVEIIQEHKKCN
- a CDS encoding proline--tRNA ligase, producing MMKFSKFYAISTKENPKDATLPSHIFLVKGAFVEQIGSGLYNFLPLGKRVLDKIKNIIKEEMDKAGALEVNLSFNTPAELWKESGRFNVFGKELLRFKDRKENDFVLGPTHEEAMVALVRNKINSYKQLPLHLYQIGLKFRDEARPRFGLLRCREFLMKDGYSFHASEADLDKEFNLMHETYSKILTRLGLEFRAVEADSGAIGGSGSKEFMVLAKNGEDDILLCEHCDYAANIEAAKRAKKSCEDERPEADFATQFHTPNVKTIEELADFFKINPYYTIKAVAKKAIYENEEKIIVFFIRGNDELQEVKALNAANALELVDVSEEELEKAGLAPGFIGFVGLNGVDFYIDHELENETNMIIGANKKDYHLVGINVVNLNKERFKDLVAVKEHDLCPKCQHKLKQSKGIEVGHIFKLGNKYSKAMNASYLDENGKAQFFTMGCYGMGVSRLVAVAIEASHDEKGCIWNKTLAPFVLDIIVSNIKDTKAMEFAEQIYTHFKDKEILFDDRNERFGIKINDFELMGFPYALVIGKGLENDEVELIHRNTLEKQVLKTQEVISHLEKIL
- the hemA gene encoding glutamyl-tRNA reductase, which translates into the protein MHYYCISFTHKNTDITTREKLSFSNEDKKRELLKLIHTNNKILESLVLSTCNRVEIFLFVGDVENINEHILKTLSLLCGVDRENLSTKADFYEDSGAIHHLFSVASSLDSLVIGETQIAGQLKDAYKFALQEQRCGVHITRAVHYAFKCAASVRNQTEISKNPISVASVAVAKAKELVNLENKTAVVVGAGEMSELACKHLLNAKAKVLILNRDIQNAQKLCEDLGENASYESIANLKEVLNQYEIFFSATNAPHAIITNDLLEEKDYKRYFFDIAVPRDIDVKANEKNIVYAVDDLEEVVRKNLTLREHQAQIAYSIVGTMTNEFFQHLSKLATLPLVKQLRLQADEIAKEQLQKAIDKGYLKHSNHEEAKKLIRQVMNAFLHHPSVNLKKLSGTMQNDSVINAMRYVFDLKNENMEGLNLYKCEFNLENNHEI
- a CDS encoding polyprenyl synthetase family protein; the protein is MQKIDQYMHEFLSELNYEPILTMSSKLQGGKKLRSKLLLKIAGESDISYKICAIIELIHAASLLHDDVIDEAKLRRGVKSINAQFGAKNAIMLGDILYSKAFYELSLIDLKLAKIISNAVVMLSVGELMDVNLSETFNTDKNAYLQMIYNKTAVLIEASARCGAILANLNEDDFAEYGKNLGLAFQIVDDILDIKGDEQTLGKPAMNDFKEGKTTLAYMYLHEKLNPQDQEMLKSYYKKDLSANELAWIKSKIQEHEIFNQVSQELNTYANNALKAIKKYNIKDLEDIVKSMIEREF